In Temnothorax longispinosus isolate EJ_2023e chromosome 10, Tlon_JGU_v1, whole genome shotgun sequence, a single window of DNA contains:
- the Csn6 gene encoding COP9 signalosome complex subunit 6: MEVDVPEENTSEQTAMEIDEDTSERNPRVSGSVKVMASSGTVGSVSISLHPLVIMNVSEHWTRLRAQEGSDQLVYGALIGKQKGRNIEIMNSFELLFNCIGDDVIIDRDYYNTKEEQFKQVFSEMDFLGWYTTGDMPTEKDIRVHKQLCEINESPVLLKLDPRPKNTEHLSVSMYESVIDLVNGEATMLFVPLTYTLATEEAERIGVDHVQRMCNNDQGECSVVAEHLTAQHSAIKMLHARVKLVLRYVQAVQNGELKGNHEVLRAACSLSHRLPVLNNPKFKADFYNQCNDFGLMTYLGIITKGCNNINQFVNKFNILYDRQGVGRRLRSLFF; this comes from the exons ATGGAGGTCGACGTGCCTGAAGAAAATACAAGCGAGCAAACGGCGATGGAGATCGATGAGGACACCTCCGAGAGGAACCCGAGGGTGTCCGGGAGTGTCAAAGTCATGGCATCCTCGGGCACCGTCGGCTCCGTGTCCATCAGCCTGCATCCGCTGGTGATCATGAACGTCAGCGAGCACTGGACCAGACTCAGGGCTCAGGAAGGCAGCGATCAGTTGG TGTACGGCGCTCTGATCGGTAAACAGAAAGGTCGCAACATAGAGATTATGAACTCCTTTGAATTGCTGTTCAACTGCATCGGTGACGACGTCATAATTGATAGGGATTATTATAATACGAAGGAGGAGCAGTTTAAGCAGGTCTTCAGTGAAATGGACTTTTTGGGCTGGTATACTACCGGTGACATGCCTACCGAGAAAGACATTAGAGTGCACAAGCAGCTTTgcgaaattaatgaaagtcCTGTGTTACTGAAACTAGATCCGAGACCAAAAAACACAGAG CACTTATCTGTCTCTATGTATGAATCGGTTATCGACTTGGTTAACGGTGAGGCTACCATGTTATTTGTTCCGTTAACTTACACGTTAGCCACAGAGGAAGCTGAGAGAATTGGAGTCGATCACGTACAAAGGATGTGTAACAACGATCAAGGCGAATGCTCAGTAG tggCTGAACACTTAACGGCGCAGCACAGTGCTATTAAAATGTTGCATGCGAGAGTGAAACTCGTTCTGAGATACGTGCAAGCGGTGCAGAATGGAGAATTGAAGGGAAATCACGAAGTTCTTCGAGCAGCTTGTTCTTTGAGCCATCGACTGCCTGTCCTGAATAACCCGAAATTTAAGGCTGACTTTTATAAC CAATGTAATGATTTTGGCTTGATGACGTATCTCGGTATTATAACTAAAGGctgcaataatataaatcaatttgtaaacaaatttaatatccTGTATGATAGACAAGGCGTGGGACGACGTCTACGAAGTCTCTTCTTCTGA
- the LOC139821053 gene encoding uncharacterized protein isoform X1 encodes MTAMDSDSESQDSDDGRRFRFEATRKDSVAPVDTTDRTKTRKKHKSSHNESYRDRKERSKHESGSKTDDKDLRHSAKHSKHESRNSRQEDSKNSHKDHRESRSGFATNDRGSRNSNGGDARERLRDSKRQSDKDRSVHRGQRSREHSYERNHHDERATSDKHRGRYHERHKHRSRDRSRDRSHQSSRLIKSSNDDHRSREDHGRHDSSKKISVKENRSQNSRDYSSPKNTERERSHSETRSDENTKKDSSIEAQDCKDLDLSQFDVLSETDENMSDDRDSESRTSSPHSRKVKLKRHDSEIRSESRATKRENDDGVSEKKRREELKVKGGSCDPASSSSNNYPSAVSDSLLGSASHATLLVTRMDSEREKSEYREEERRLYDSNVERSSSGEKYSRSSASSDETRLLEKDTDQTGSTYGPLLPPSFVPNASGDELDFDKSNIDENKINDEVDGKNVNFIGPCLLPRLKDRRRSDDGQDDTADASATEVDAVFGPVLPPHLLQRQREKKSRDRIIGPVLPDTLESREEGLTAFPESDDDSAIGPLPVDHPALRTSRVHEQLDLRAQRIRDEKYSEEIDFGNKREEWMTELPPAQAANLGLGPRKFRLRDGPDMSDRSCWTDTPVQKAQKQMDLETKRFRESEKKLRESEKKRVNEFQKKEADKSGKREKSLLEMHQSKVAKKKKKEEKEARRAGISTRRPFDRDIDLQVNRFDQAQKKSILVKAQLLDDRFSRGQI; translated from the exons ATGACAGCGATGGATTCCGATTCCGAGAGTCAGGATAGCGACGACGGGCGGCGATTTCGTTTCGAGGCCACGCGCAAGGATTCGGTCGCACCTGTGGATACCACAGATCGAACGAAGACTAGGAAGAAGCACAAATCGTCCCATAACGAGAGTTATCGAGACAGGAAGGAACGGTCCAAACACGAGAGCGGTAGCAAGACGGATGACAAGGATCTCAGACACTCCGCGAAGCATTCGAAGCACGAGTCGAGAAACTCGAGACAGGAGGATAGCAAAAATTCGCACAAGGACCACAGGGAAAGTAGGTCTGGATTCGCCACGAATGACAGAGGTTCCAGAAATTCCAACGGGGGTGACGCGAGGGAGAGATTGCGTGACTCGAAACGGCAATCGGACAAGGATCGGAGCGTCCACCGGGGGCAACGCTCGCGAGAACATTCGTACGAGAGAAACCACCACGATGAGCGGGCAACGAGCGATAAGCATCGTGGTCGATATCACGAAAGACACAAGCATCGTTCACGCGATAGAAGCCGAGATAGATCTCATCAGTCGAGTAGACTGATTAAATCTTCGAACGACGATCATCGATCTCGAGAGGATCACGGGAGACACGATTCCTCCAAGAAGATATCGGTAAAGGAGAATAGGTCGCAAAATTCAAGGGACTATTCCTCGCCTAAGAACACCGAGCGAGAGCGCAGTCATAGCGAGACTCGTTCGGACGAGAATACCAAGAAGGATTCGTCGATAGAGGCTCAAGACTGCAAGGATTTGGATCTATCGCAATTCGACGTTCTGTCGGAGACCGATGAGAACATGTCCGACGATCGGGATTCCGAGAGCCGAACGTCGTCTCCGCACTCGCGTAAAGTCAAGTTGAAAAGGCACGATTCCGAAATCCGGTCGGAAAGTCGTGCGACAAAGCGAGAGAACGACGACGGAGTCAGCGAGAAAAAACGGCGGGAGGAATTAAAGGTAAAAGGAGGGAGTTGTGATCCGGCATCTAGTTCCAGTAATAATTATCCTAGCGCCGTTTCAGATTCCTTACTCGGCTCTGCATCGCACGCGACGCTCTTGGTAACGCGTATGGACTCTGAGAGAGAAAAGTCTGAGTATCGTGAAGAGGAGAGACGGCTTTACGATAGTAACGTCGAGCGTTCGAGTTCGGGAGAGAAATATTCGCGTTCTAGTGCTTCTTCGGATGAGACGCGATTATTGGAGAAAGATACGGATCAAACCGGATCCACGTACGGTCCGCTTTTACCACCGAGCTTCGTGCCTAACGCGTCTGGTGATGAGCTTGATTTTGACAAGTCGAATATTgacgaaaataaaatcaacGATGAGGTCGATGGAAAAAATGTGAATTTCATCGGACCTTGCTTGCTACCTCGGTTAAAAGATCGTCGAAGATCTGATGATGGGCAAGATGACACAGCGGATGCTTCTGCGACAGAAGTGGACGCTGTTTTCGGGCCAGTACTGCCACCACATTTGTTACAACGACAACGAGAGAAAAAATCGCGGGATAGAATTATCGGCCCCGTGCTACCCGACACTCTGGAATCGCGCGAAGAAGGTTTGACTGCTTTTCCGGAATCTGATGATGATTCTGCGATAGGTCCTCTACCTGTGGATCACCCAGCTCTAAGAACTAGCCGTGTGCACGAACAGTTAGATTTGCGAGCACAAAGAATTAGGGATGAAAAATATTCGGAAGag ATTGATTTCGGAAATAAACGCGAGGAATGGATGACCGAGTTACCACCCGCTCAAGCTGCTAATCTTGGATTAGGCCCGCGCAAATTCAGACTTCGAGATGGCCCAGATATGTCAGATAGATCATGTTGGACTGACACACCAGTACAAAAAGCTCAGAAGCAGATGGACttg GAAACAAAAAGATTTAGAGAATCAGAGAAAAAACTCAGAGAATCAGAGAAAAAACGTGTAaatgaatttcaaaaaaaggaaGCAGACAAAAGTGGAAAACGCGAGAAATCATTATTAGAAATGCATCAAAGCAAGGTCGCCAAGAAAAAGAAG aaagaggaaaaagaagcgAGACGGGCTGGAATATCGACGAGAAGGCCATTTGATAGAGACATCGATTTGCAAGTTAATCGATTTGATCAGGCACAAAAGAAGTCTATTCTGGTGAAAGCGCAGTTGCTCGACGATAGGTTCTCGCGTGGGCAAATTTAA
- the LOC139821053 gene encoding uncharacterized protein isoform X2, with product MTAMDSDSESQDSDDGRRFRFEATRKDSVAPVDTTDRTKTRKKHKSSHNESYRDRKERSKHESGSKTDDKDLRHSAKHSKHESRNSRQEDSKNSHKDHRESRSGFATNDRGSRNSNGGDARERLRDSKRQSDKDRSVHRGQRSREHSYERNHHDERATSDKHRGRYHERHKHRSRDRSRDRSHQSSRLIKSSNDDHRSREDHGRHDSSKKISVKENRSQNSRDYSSPKNTERERSHSETRSDENTKKDSSIEAQDCKDLDLSQFDVLSETDENMSDDRDSESRTSSPHSRKVKLKRHDSEIRSESRATKRENDDGVSEKKRREELKVKGGSCDPASSSSNNYPSAVSDSLLGSASHATLLVTRMDSEREKSEYREEERRLYDSNVERSSSGEKYSRSSASSDETRLLEKDTDQTGSTYGPLLPPSFVPNASGDELDFDKSNIDENKINDEVDGKNVNFIGPCLLPRLKDRRRSDDGQDDTADASATEVDAVFGPVLPPHLLQRQREKKSRDRIIGPVLPDTLESREEGLTAFPESDDDSAIGPLPVDHPALRTSRVHEQLDLRAQRIRDEKYSEEYSYFRLISEINARNG from the exons ATGACAGCGATGGATTCCGATTCCGAGAGTCAGGATAGCGACGACGGGCGGCGATTTCGTTTCGAGGCCACGCGCAAGGATTCGGTCGCACCTGTGGATACCACAGATCGAACGAAGACTAGGAAGAAGCACAAATCGTCCCATAACGAGAGTTATCGAGACAGGAAGGAACGGTCCAAACACGAGAGCGGTAGCAAGACGGATGACAAGGATCTCAGACACTCCGCGAAGCATTCGAAGCACGAGTCGAGAAACTCGAGACAGGAGGATAGCAAAAATTCGCACAAGGACCACAGGGAAAGTAGGTCTGGATTCGCCACGAATGACAGAGGTTCCAGAAATTCCAACGGGGGTGACGCGAGGGAGAGATTGCGTGACTCGAAACGGCAATCGGACAAGGATCGGAGCGTCCACCGGGGGCAACGCTCGCGAGAACATTCGTACGAGAGAAACCACCACGATGAGCGGGCAACGAGCGATAAGCATCGTGGTCGATATCACGAAAGACACAAGCATCGTTCACGCGATAGAAGCCGAGATAGATCTCATCAGTCGAGTAGACTGATTAAATCTTCGAACGACGATCATCGATCTCGAGAGGATCACGGGAGACACGATTCCTCCAAGAAGATATCGGTAAAGGAGAATAGGTCGCAAAATTCAAGGGACTATTCCTCGCCTAAGAACACCGAGCGAGAGCGCAGTCATAGCGAGACTCGTTCGGACGAGAATACCAAGAAGGATTCGTCGATAGAGGCTCAAGACTGCAAGGATTTGGATCTATCGCAATTCGACGTTCTGTCGGAGACCGATGAGAACATGTCCGACGATCGGGATTCCGAGAGCCGAACGTCGTCTCCGCACTCGCGTAAAGTCAAGTTGAAAAGGCACGATTCCGAAATCCGGTCGGAAAGTCGTGCGACAAAGCGAGAGAACGACGACGGAGTCAGCGAGAAAAAACGGCGGGAGGAATTAAAGGTAAAAGGAGGGAGTTGTGATCCGGCATCTAGTTCCAGTAATAATTATCCTAGCGCCGTTTCAGATTCCTTACTCGGCTCTGCATCGCACGCGACGCTCTTGGTAACGCGTATGGACTCTGAGAGAGAAAAGTCTGAGTATCGTGAAGAGGAGAGACGGCTTTACGATAGTAACGTCGAGCGTTCGAGTTCGGGAGAGAAATATTCGCGTTCTAGTGCTTCTTCGGATGAGACGCGATTATTGGAGAAAGATACGGATCAAACCGGATCCACGTACGGTCCGCTTTTACCACCGAGCTTCGTGCCTAACGCGTCTGGTGATGAGCTTGATTTTGACAAGTCGAATATTgacgaaaataaaatcaacGATGAGGTCGATGGAAAAAATGTGAATTTCATCGGACCTTGCTTGCTACCTCGGTTAAAAGATCGTCGAAGATCTGATGATGGGCAAGATGACACAGCGGATGCTTCTGCGACAGAAGTGGACGCTGTTTTCGGGCCAGTACTGCCACCACATTTGTTACAACGACAACGAGAGAAAAAATCGCGGGATAGAATTATCGGCCCCGTGCTACCCGACACTCTGGAATCGCGCGAAGAAGGTTTGACTGCTTTTCCGGAATCTGATGATGATTCTGCGATAGGTCCTCTACCTGTGGATCACCCAGCTCTAAGAACTAGCCGTGTGCACGAACAGTTAGATTTGCGAGCACAAAGAATTAGGGATGAAAAATATTCGGAAGag taTTCGTATTTTAGATTGATTTCGGAAATAAACGCGAGGAATGGATGA
- the LOC139820905 gene encoding phosphatidate cytidylyltransferase, mitochondrial, which produces MDKIVRIPQLRHLLGEFPGNMKFCFAYGSGAFKQINNDGENMLDLIFVVRNANKWHTENLTKNPKHYAQPLRFLGPKAITNVQEGLGAKIFYNTLVRTSEGQLVKYGVISEVSLVEDLLDWNDLYLAGRLHKPVKVLVEPDESSQLRTALVQNLHSAVHAALLLLPEHFTEVDFFKRITSLSYHGDFRMIFGENKDKISNIVLPQLHHFKQLYEPILKHFDNYVDIPKSDHMAVTCHQDTSPATRVHHLNHLPRTPQVKLVRAWSHGPRSKDTEDCLRAIAHDPECCEILERCLKEIVWRSSVTQSLKGIVTAGLVKSVKYSSAKIIKMLQSNPLSDPNKINKIVQTVVKKTESKNAEKRVE; this is translated from the coding sequence ATGGATAAAATCGTCAGAATACCGCAACTGAGACATTTACTCGGGGAGTTTCCCGGAAATATGAAGTTCTGTTTCGCTTACGGATCAGGTGCGTTTAAACAGATTAATAACGACGGCGAAAACATGCTGGATCTCATATTCGTTGTACGAAACGCTAACAAGTGGCACACCGAGAATCTGACGAAAAATCCCAAGCATTACGCTCAACCGTTAAGATTTCTTGGCCCTAAAGCGATCACTAACGTCCAAGAAGGATTGGGCGCCAAGATATTTTACAACACATTGGTGAGAACGAGCGAAGGCCAACTCGTCAAGTACGGAGTAATCTCTGAAGTTTCCTTAGTGGAGGATTTGTTGGACTGGAACGATCTGTATTTGGCAGGGAGATTGCACAAACCGGTTAAAGTATTGGTGGAGCCGGACGAGAGTTCTCAACTGCGCACCGCTCTAGTGCAGAATTTACATTCGGCCGTACACGCAGCCCTGCTGTTGTTGCCTGAGCATTTTACGGAGGTTGACTTCTTCAAAAGAATCACCAGTCTGTCCTACCACGGCGATTTTCGAATGATCTTTGGCGAGAATAAAGATAAGATCAGCAACATCGTGTTGCCACAGTTGCATCATTTCAAGCAGTTGTACGAACCAATCTTGAAACATTTCGACAATTACGTAGATATTCCAAAGTCAGATCACATGGCTGTTACGTGTCATCAGGACACTAGTCCGGCGACTAGAGTCCATCACTTGAATCACTTACCCAGAACACCGCAGGTTAAACTAGTCAGGGCATGGTCTCACGGCCCAAGATCGAAAGATACGGAAGATTGCCTGCGCGCGATCGCACACGATCCGGAGTGTTGCGAGATATTGGAGCGGTGCTTGAAAGAGATCGTTTGGAGGTCCAGCGTGACGCAAAGCCTAAAGGGAATCGTAACTGCCGGGCTCGTAAAGTCCGTTAAGTACAGCAGCGCCAAGATAATTAAGATGTTACAATCCAATCCACTATCTGATccgaataaaatcaataaaattgttcagACCGTTGTGAAGAAGACAGAGTCTAAGAACGCCGAGAAGCGCGTCGAGTAG